One window of Bacillota bacterium genomic DNA carries:
- the fabZ gene encoding 3-hydroxyacyl-ACP dehydratase FabZ: MEYQPVPDIRDIIPHRPPFLLVDALTELQPGKRARGTKCVAPDEWFLQGHFPGLPIMPGVLIIEAMAQVGAAALLAEDEYRGLRAYFAGINRARFRRKVVPGDLLVIETELVRKWGRMGIGAAVAMVGDKVVAEAEIMFAVEQPPNKDGKE, from the coding sequence TTGGAGTATCAACCTGTCCCCGACATCCGTGACATCATCCCACACCGCCCGCCCTTCCTCCTGGTCGACGCCCTGACTGAGCTGCAGCCGGGCAAGAGGGCAAGGGGAACGAAGTGCGTGGCTCCTGACGAGTGGTTCCTACAAGGCCACTTCCCTGGCCTGCCGATCATGCCGGGTGTGCTCATCATCGAGGCAATGGCGCAGGTCGGCGCGGCTGCGTTGCTCGCGGAGGATGAGTACAGAGGCCTGCGGGCCTACTTCGCAGGGATCAACCGGGCACGGTTCCGCAGGAAAGTCGTTCCCGGGGACTTGCTCGTGATAGAGACTGAGTTGGTCAGGAAATGGGGTCGGATGGGGATTGGGGCAGCCGTTGCGATGGTAGGGGATAAGGTAGTGGCAGAGGCGGAGATTATGTTTGCAGTTGAGCAACCGCCCAACAAGGACGGGAAGGAGTGA
- a CDS encoding ATP-grasp domain-containing protein encodes MGATVGITFNLKRDFPRACGNGGCAEDQAAECEEQETVDSLAASLGRQCDRVLLFPHQPDLLERLDEARPDMVFNIAEGWVGRNRESLIPALLELLGIPFTGSDALTLGIALDKAMAKRVVSTAGIRTPRYCKINTVEDLSRVDLAFPMFVKPNCEGSSKGIRNSSRVNTPEELAAKVQWVLSTYHQPALVEEFLPGREFTVGIIGNGKPHVLPIMEVCPGDREAADHSFVYSYETKSGNLERFKVPAPIPDTLARELSDMAVAAFEAMECRDVSRVDFRLDEAGKPYFLEINPLPGMSRVSLLPLQARAAGMAFDELVRWILTSAWARYYH; translated from the coding sequence ATGGGGGCCACCGTGGGCATTACCTTCAACCTGAAGAGGGATTTCCCTCGGGCATGCGGCAACGGCGGCTGCGCAGAGGATCAGGCGGCAGAGTGTGAGGAACAAGAGACAGTAGACTCGCTCGCGGCGTCGCTAGGCCGGCAGTGTGACCGCGTGCTGCTCTTCCCCCACCAGCCGGACCTCCTCGAAAGATTGGACGAAGCTCGTCCGGACATGGTCTTCAACATCGCCGAGGGATGGGTCGGGCGAAACCGAGAGTCTCTGATCCCAGCGCTCCTCGAACTACTCGGGATCCCATTCACCGGCTCCGATGCGCTCACACTCGGCATCGCGTTGGACAAGGCAATGGCGAAGAGAGTGGTCTCCACGGCCGGGATCCGTACCCCCAGGTACTGCAAGATCAACACGGTTGAGGACCTCTCCAGAGTAGACCTGGCTTTCCCCATGTTCGTCAAGCCGAACTGCGAGGGATCCAGCAAAGGCATCAGAAACTCCTCGCGAGTGAATACCCCGGAAGAACTCGCGGCGAAGGTGCAGTGGGTCCTCTCGACCTACCACCAGCCCGCTCTCGTGGAGGAATTTCTGCCCGGCAGAGAGTTCACAGTGGGCATAATAGGCAACGGCAAGCCGCACGTCCTCCCCATCATGGAAGTCTGCCCTGGGGACCGGGAGGCAGCGGACCATTCTTTCGTATATTCGTACGAGACCAAGAGCGGCAATCTGGAGAGGTTCAAAGTCCCGGCTCCGATACCAGACACCTTGGCGCGCGAACTGTCTGACATGGCTGTGGCCGCGTTTGAGGCCATGGAATGCCGGGACGTCTCCAGGGTCGACTTCAGGTTGGATGAAGCGGGGAAACCTTACTTTCTGGAGATCAACCCACTCCCCGGGATGTCCCGGGTCAGCCTGCTGCCCTTGCAGGCGCGGGCCGCCGGCATGGCATTCGATGAACTCGTGAGGTGGATCCTCACGTCGGCGTGGGCCCGCTACTACCACTAG